AGTTCGAAGCCGTGGTCGCCCAAGATCCGGACAACAAGAGCGCAGCCACATATTTGCGGATCGTGAGCGCCCAGCGCGAAAAGAGCAGCCGGCCGCCGAGTGGCGGCGACGCTCCGACCTCGTGAGCCCACGCAAGAAGCCGAGTCGCTGGCGCCGGCTGTGGACGCGGCTCCGCGGCGGCGAGCTCTCGCCCAAGCGCGCCAGCGCTTCCGTGGCGGTGGGGCTCTTCGTCGGCTCACTGCCGCTGTACGGGTTGCATTTGCCGCTGTGTTTGCTGGTCTGCGTCCCGCTCCGGCTCGACGCGGTGACGGCGTACTTGGCAGCCAACGTGTCGAACCCGCTGTTCGCGCCCTTCCTGGTCACGGCCGAGGTGGAGGTCGGGGCGCTGGTCACCAGCGGCGGCTTCGTGGAGTTCACGGTAGAACAGGCGCGCGCGCTGGGCGTGGGTGGCTTCGTGCTCCAGCTTGCCGTCGGATCGGTGGTGGTGGGCGCGGCTCTGGCGCTGGTGGGGGGCGTGGTCACGCGTCGCTTGGTCCGAGAGCCCACGGCCGAGAGTCGCGCGCTGCGCGGGGCCGTGGAACGGACGGTCCAGCGCTACGCCGACGCGCCCCGCGCCCATCGGTTCTATGTCGCCCTCAAGCTGGAGAGCGATCCGCTGACGGGACGGCTGGCCAAGCTCGCGGATCTCGGTGAGGTCGCGGACGCCGCGTGTGGCCGCGGGCAGTTCGCCCTGTTACTGTTCGAGCTCGGAGCCGCGAAGCGCGTCGTGGGCTTCGATTGGGACGCCACCAAGATAGAAGTGGCTACGGCCGCTGCGGAAGGCGACATCGAGCTCTCCGTAGCCGACCTTCGCAACGTGGAGCTTCCGGAAGTGGACACGCTGCTGTTGCTGGATGCGCTGCACTATCTCGGCGTCGAGGAGCAGGACTTGGTGCTCGAGCGGGCCGTCGCCAGTGTGCGTCCCGGGGGGCGCGTTCTCATCCGCGAGCTCGACGGGGCGACGCGCGGTGGACGCTTGGCGCTCCTGTTCGAGCGCATGGCCGTGCGAGCGCGGTTGAACTCCGGCGAGCGCATCACCGCGCGGCCCATCGCGGACATCGTCGCTCGACTGGCGAAGGCAGGGTTCGCCGTGCGTGTACAGAGCGCCGGGGGGCTTTTGGGCAACCGCCTGGTGGTCGCGGAGCGCCCGGCTCAGCTCGAGAGCTCGGCGACTTCGGCGTCGAGCACCTCGGCCAGCGTCTCGAGCGCTGGCGCCACCATGGAGGCCACGGTGGGGGCCGCACCCGTGAGCGCCTGAACCGACGTCACGCCGTGCTGGCTGATGCCGCAGGGCACGATGAGTCCGAAGAGCTCGAGATCCGTCGACAGATTCAGGGCAAAGCCGTGCATCGTGATCCAGCGACTGATGCGCACCCCGATGGCACCGAGCTTGGCCAGGCGGCGAGCGTCCTTCGCACCGGGCCAGCGACTGGGCTCGGTGGCGTCCACCCATAGCCCGATCAGGGCCTTGTCGTCGGGGATCGCGCCGGCATCCACGCCGAACGATGCCGCCAATCGCCGCATGGTTTCCGTCAGGTCCCCCACGTACCTGCGGACGTCCTGGCGGTCGGGAGAAAGGTCCA
This region of Polyangiaceae bacterium genomic DNA includes:
- a CDS encoding DUF2062 domain-containing protein, with product MSPRKKPSRWRRLWTRLRGGELSPKRASASVAVGLFVGSLPLYGLHLPLCLLVCVPLRLDAVTAYLAANVSNPLFAPFLVTAEVEVGALVTSGGFVEFTVEQARALGVGGFVLQLAVGSVVVGAALALVGGVVTRRLVREPTAESRALRGAVERTVQRYADAPRAHRFYVALKLESDPLTGRLAKLADLGEVADAACGRGQFALLLFELGAAKRVVGFDWDATKIEVATAAAEGDIELSVADLRNVELPEVDTLLLLDALHYLGVEEQDLVLERAVASVRPGGRVLIRELDGATRGGRLALLFERMAVRARLNSGERITARPIADIVARLAKAGFAVRVQSAGGLLGNRLVVAERPAQLESSATSASSTSASVSSAGATMEATVGAAPVSA
- the lipB gene encoding lipoyl(octanoyl) transferase LipB; protein product: MKKRRLHGVWLGRQRYAPVHELMQRYHEERRAGSRSDTVLFVEHEPVITMGRGAAAEHVLLPRELLSARGVDLIDTGRGGDVTLHAPGQLVCYPILDLSPDRQDVRRYVGDLTETMRRLAASFGVDAGAIPDDKALIGLWVDATEPSRWPGAKDARRLAKLGAIGVRISRWITMHGFALNLSTDLELFGLIVPCGISQHGVTSVQALTGAAPTVASMVAPALETLAEVLDAEVAELSS